From Myotis daubentonii chromosome 7, mMyoDau2.1, whole genome shotgun sequence, a single genomic window includes:
- the KCNJ13 gene encoding inward rectifier potassium channel 13 isoform X1 yields the protein MDGSNCKVNAPLLTQRYRRMVTKDGHSTLQMDGAQRGLVYLRDAWGILMDMRWRWMMLVFSASFVVHWLVFAVLWYVLAEMNGDLELDHDAPPENHTICVKYITSFTAAFSFSLETQLTIGYGTMFPSGDCPSAIALLAIQMLLGLMLEAFITGAFVAKIARPKNRAFSIRFTDMAVVTHLDGKPNLIFQVANTRPSPLTSVRVSAILYQERENGELYQTSVDFHLDGISSEECPFFIFPLTYYHSIIPSSPLATLLQHENPPHFELVVFLSAMQEGTGEICQRRTSYLPSEIMLHHCFASLLTRGSKGEYQIKMENFDKTVPELPTPLVSKSPNRTDLDIRINGQSIDNFQISETGLTE from the exons ATGGATGGCAGCAATTGCAAGGTTAATGCTCCTCTCCTAACTCAGAGATACCGAAGGATGGTCACCAAGGATGGCCACAGCACACTTCAAATGGATGGCGCTCAAAGAGGTCTTGTCTATCTTCGAGATGCTTGGGGAATCCTAATGGACATGCGCTGGCGCTGGATGATGTTGGTCTTTTCTGCTTCTTTTGTTGTCCACTGGCTTGTCTTTGCAGTGCTCTGGTATGTGCTAGCTGAGATGAATGGTGATCTGGAACTAGATCATGATGCCCCACCTGAAAACCACACTATCTGTGTCAAGTACATCACCAGTTTCACAGCTGCATTCTCCTTCTCCCTGGAGACACAACTCACAATTGGTTATGGTACCATGTTCCCCAGTGGTGACTGTCCAAGTGCAATCGCCCTCCTTGCCATACAAATGCTCCTAGGCCTCATGCTAGAGGCTTTTATCACAG GTGCCTTTGTGGCGAAGATTGCCCGCCCAAAAAATCGAGCGTTCTCAATTCGCTTCACTGACATGGCAGTAGTGACTCATTTAGATGGCAAACCTAACCTTATTTTCCAAGTGGCCAACACTCGACCTAGCCCTCTAACCAGTGTTCGGGTCTCAGCTATACTCTAtcaggaaagagaaaatggagaacTCTACCAAACTAGTGTGGACTTCCACCTTGATGGCATCAGTTCTGAGGAATGTCCATTCTTTATCTTTCCATTAACCTACTATCACTCCATTATACCTTCGAGTCCTCTGGCTACTCTGCTCCAGCATGAAAATCCTCCCCACTTTGAATTGGTTGTGTTCCTCTCAGCAATGCAAGAAGGCACTGGAGAAATATGCCAAAGGAGGACATCCTACCTACCCTCTGAGATCATGTTACATCACTGTTTTGCATCTCTGTTGACCCGAGGTTCCAAAGGTGAGTATCAAATCAAGATGGAGAATTTTGACAAGACTGTTCCTGAACTTCCAACTCCTCTGGTCTCTAAGAGCCCAAACAGGACTGACCTAGATATCCGTATCAATGGACAAAGCATTGACAATTTTCAGATCTCTGAAACAGGACTAACAGAATAA
- the KCNJ13 gene encoding inward rectifier potassium channel 13 isoform X2: MDGSNCKVNAPLLTQRYRRMVTKDGHSTLQMDGAQRVLWYVLAEMNGDLELDHDAPPENHTICVKYITSFTAAFSFSLETQLTIGYGTMFPSGDCPSAIALLAIQMLLGLMLEAFITGAFVAKIARPKNRAFSIRFTDMAVVTHLDGKPNLIFQVANTRPSPLTSVRVSAILYQERENGELYQTSVDFHLDGISSEECPFFIFPLTYYHSIIPSSPLATLLQHENPPHFELVVFLSAMQEGTGEICQRRTSYLPSEIMLHHCFASLLTRGSKGEYQIKMENFDKTVPELPTPLVSKSPNRTDLDIRINGQSIDNFQISETGLTE; this comes from the exons ATGGATGGCAGCAATTGCAAGGTTAATGCTCCTCTCCTAACTCAGAGATACCGAAGGATGGTCACCAAGGATGGCCACAGCACACTTCAAATGGATGGCGCTCAAAGAG TGCTCTGGTATGTGCTAGCTGAGATGAATGGTGATCTGGAACTAGATCATGATGCCCCACCTGAAAACCACACTATCTGTGTCAAGTACATCACCAGTTTCACAGCTGCATTCTCCTTCTCCCTGGAGACACAACTCACAATTGGTTATGGTACCATGTTCCCCAGTGGTGACTGTCCAAGTGCAATCGCCCTCCTTGCCATACAAATGCTCCTAGGCCTCATGCTAGAGGCTTTTATCACAG GTGCCTTTGTGGCGAAGATTGCCCGCCCAAAAAATCGAGCGTTCTCAATTCGCTTCACTGACATGGCAGTAGTGACTCATTTAGATGGCAAACCTAACCTTATTTTCCAAGTGGCCAACACTCGACCTAGCCCTCTAACCAGTGTTCGGGTCTCAGCTATACTCTAtcaggaaagagaaaatggagaacTCTACCAAACTAGTGTGGACTTCCACCTTGATGGCATCAGTTCTGAGGAATGTCCATTCTTTATCTTTCCATTAACCTACTATCACTCCATTATACCTTCGAGTCCTCTGGCTACTCTGCTCCAGCATGAAAATCCTCCCCACTTTGAATTGGTTGTGTTCCTCTCAGCAATGCAAGAAGGCACTGGAGAAATATGCCAAAGGAGGACATCCTACCTACCCTCTGAGATCATGTTACATCACTGTTTTGCATCTCTGTTGACCCGAGGTTCCAAAGGTGAGTATCAAATCAAGATGGAGAATTTTGACAAGACTGTTCCTGAACTTCCAACTCCTCTGGTCTCTAAGAGCCCAAACAGGACTGACCTAGATATCCGTATCAATGGACAAAGCATTGACAATTTTCAGATCTCTGAAACAGGACTAACAGAATAA